A genomic region of Burkholderia humptydooensis contains the following coding sequences:
- a CDS encoding glycoside hydrolase family 32 protein — MSIPRSRFSSLFSGFVALAACFGFVAHAAEAPCTPRSATSAPSADGTPQWRPALHYAPQRNWMNDPNGLVYDDGVYHLFYQYNPHGNFWGDMSWGHATSRDLVHWDEQPVAMPANAREEIFSGSIVVDARNTSGLGTADAPPLVALYTSVYKAGSGHAAGTQAQSLAYSVDHGKTWRPYARNPVLTLDPESRHFRDPKVTWYAPGGYWMMTTVVADAHVVKLYRSSDLIHWDFLSDFTLPDVPHRGALWEMPELLPMPLDGDATRTKWVLIVNVNPWSIAGGSGAMYFVGGFDGRTFTPDRAAPANADPAQYQWLDHGADYYAAGTFANAPGDRPVAIGWMSNWDYADRIPTTPWKGTMALPRELALKTIDGRPQLTVVPARPFDAFARGLPAVRIGSLAVASATRELDAGARGTVQRIALTIEPRSARRAGLIVRRSADGRVGTRIAYDTAARTLTVDRSASGETNFSSAFSKQHIVALPLVNGKLRLDVIVDRGSVEVFDGDGRTVITDLVFPSPADDRVAVFAEGGDATFSDVVVTNLGAAAGMRRACSKS, encoded by the coding sequence ATGTCCATCCCCCGATCACGTTTTTCTTCCCTCTTCTCCGGCTTCGTCGCGCTCGCCGCGTGCTTCGGCTTCGTCGCGCATGCTGCGGAGGCGCCATGCACGCCGCGGTCCGCGACATCCGCACCGTCCGCCGACGGCACGCCGCAATGGCGCCCCGCGCTGCACTACGCGCCGCAGCGCAACTGGATGAACGACCCGAACGGCCTCGTCTACGACGACGGCGTCTATCACCTGTTCTATCAATACAATCCGCACGGCAACTTCTGGGGCGACATGTCGTGGGGGCACGCGACGAGCCGCGATCTCGTGCACTGGGACGAGCAGCCGGTCGCGATGCCGGCGAACGCGCGCGAGGAGATTTTCTCCGGCTCGATCGTCGTCGATGCGCGCAACACGTCGGGCCTCGGCACCGCGGATGCGCCGCCGCTCGTCGCGCTCTACACGAGCGTCTACAAGGCGGGCTCCGGCCACGCAGCCGGCACGCAGGCGCAGTCGCTCGCGTACAGCGTCGATCACGGCAAGACATGGCGGCCGTACGCACGCAATCCGGTCCTCACGCTCGATCCCGAATCGCGGCATTTCCGCGACCCGAAAGTGACGTGGTACGCGCCGGGCGGCTACTGGATGATGACGACGGTCGTCGCCGACGCGCACGTCGTCAAGCTGTATCGGTCGAGCGACCTGATTCACTGGGATTTCCTGAGCGACTTCACGCTGCCCGACGTCCCGCATCGCGGCGCGCTGTGGGAAATGCCCGAGCTGCTGCCGATGCCGCTCGACGGCGACGCGACGCGCACGAAATGGGTGTTGATCGTCAACGTCAATCCGTGGTCGATCGCGGGCGGCTCGGGCGCGATGTATTTCGTCGGCGGCTTCGACGGCAGGACGTTCACGCCCGATCGCGCCGCGCCGGCGAACGCCGATCCCGCGCAATACCAATGGCTCGACCACGGCGCCGATTACTACGCGGCCGGCACGTTCGCGAACGCGCCGGGCGACCGGCCGGTCGCGATCGGATGGATGAGCAATTGGGACTATGCGGACCGCATTCCGACGACGCCGTGGAAAGGCACGATGGCGTTGCCGCGCGAGCTCGCGCTGAAGACGATCGATGGCCGGCCGCAGTTGACGGTCGTGCCCGCGCGGCCGTTCGACGCTTTCGCCCGCGGCCTGCCTGCCGTGCGTATCGGCTCGCTCGCGGTCGCGTCGGCGACGCGCGAGCTCGACGCCGGCGCACGCGGCACCGTGCAGCGCATCGCGCTGACGATCGAGCCGCGGTCGGCGCGGCGCGCCGGCTTGATCGTGCGGCGCTCGGCAGACGGCCGCGTCGGTACGCGTATCGCCTATGACACGGCGGCGCGCACGCTGACCGTCGATCGCTCGGCGTCCGGCGAAACGAACTTCTCGAGCGCGTTCAGCAAGCAACACATCGTCGCGCTGCCGCTCGTGAACGGCAAGCTGCGGCTCGACGTGATCGTCGATCGCGGTTCCGTCGAAGTGTTCGACGGCGACGGCCGGACCGTCATCACCGATCTCGTGTTTCCGTCGCCGGCAGACGACCGGGTCGCCGTGTTCGCCGAAGGCGGCGATGCGACGTTCAGCGATGTCGTGGTGACGAATCTCGGCGCGGCCGCGGGCATGCGGCGAGCGTGCTCGAAATCATAG
- a CDS encoding serine hydroxymethyltransferase gives MSNANPFFSQSLAERDASVRGAILKELERQQSQVELIASENIVSRAVLDAQGSVLTNKYAEGYPGKRYYGGCEFADEVEALAIDRVKQIFSAGYANVQPHSGAQANGSVMLALAKPGDTVLGMSLDAGGHLTHGAKPALSGKWFNALQYGVSRDTMLIDYDQVEELAQRHKPSLIIAGFSAYPRKLDFARFRAIADSVGAKLMVDMAHIAGVIAAGRHANPVEHAHVVTSTTHKTLRGPRGGFVLTNDEEIAKKINSAVFPGLQGGPLMHVIAGKAVAFGEALHADFRTYIDHVLANAQALGDVLKAGGVDLVTGGTDNHLLLVDLLPKGLKGAQVEQALERAGITCNKNGIPFDTEKPTITSGIRLGTPAGTTRGFGVAEFREVGRLILDVFDALRANPEGDHATEQRVRREIFALCERFPIY, from the coding sequence ATGTCGAACGCCAACCCCTTCTTCTCGCAATCGCTCGCCGAGCGCGACGCGTCCGTGCGCGGCGCGATCCTCAAGGAACTCGAACGCCAGCAGTCGCAGGTCGAGCTGATCGCGTCGGAGAACATCGTGTCGCGCGCGGTGCTCGACGCGCAGGGCTCGGTGCTGACGAACAAGTATGCGGAAGGCTATCCGGGCAAGCGCTATTACGGCGGCTGCGAATTCGCCGACGAAGTGGAGGCGCTCGCGATCGATCGCGTGAAGCAGATCTTCAGCGCCGGCTACGCGAACGTGCAGCCGCACTCCGGCGCGCAGGCGAACGGCTCGGTGATGCTCGCGCTCGCGAAGCCGGGCGACACGGTGCTCGGGATGTCGCTCGACGCGGGCGGGCACCTCACGCACGGCGCGAAGCCGGCGCTGTCCGGCAAGTGGTTCAACGCGCTCCAGTACGGCGTGAGCCGCGACACGATGCTGATCGATTACGACCAGGTCGAGGAACTCGCGCAGCGGCACAAGCCGAGCCTCATCATCGCAGGCTTCTCCGCGTATCCGCGCAAGCTCGATTTCGCACGCTTTCGCGCGATCGCCGATTCGGTCGGCGCGAAGCTGATGGTCGACATGGCGCACATCGCCGGCGTGATCGCCGCGGGCCGCCATGCGAATCCGGTCGAGCACGCGCACGTCGTCACGTCGACCACGCACAAGACGCTGCGCGGCCCGCGCGGCGGCTTCGTGCTGACGAACGACGAGGAGATCGCGAAGAAGATCAACTCGGCGGTGTTCCCCGGCCTGCAGGGCGGCCCGCTGATGCACGTGATCGCCGGCAAGGCGGTTGCGTTCGGCGAGGCGCTGCACGCGGACTTCAGGACCTACATCGACCACGTGCTCGCGAACGCGCAGGCGCTCGGCGACGTGCTGAAGGCGGGCGGCGTCGACCTCGTGACGGGCGGCACCGACAACCATCTGCTGCTCGTCGATCTGCTGCCGAAGGGCCTGAAGGGCGCGCAGGTCGAGCAGGCGCTCGAGCGCGCGGGCATCACGTGCAACAAGAACGGCATCCCGTTCGATACCGAGAAGCCGACGATCACGTCGGGCATTCGCCTCGGCACGCCGGCGGGCACGACGCGCGGCTTCGGCGTCGCGGAGTTCCGCGAGGTCGGCCGCCTGATTCTCGACGTGTTCGACGCGCTGCGCGCGAACCCGGAAGGCGATCACGCGACCGAACAGCGCGTGCGCCGCGAGATCTTCGCGCTCTGCGAGCGCTTCCCGATCTACTGA
- a CDS encoding dipeptidase: MSTLHQDSIVIDGLNISKFERSVFEDMRKGGVTAANCTVSVWENFTKTVDNIALMKKQIRDNGELLTLVRTTGDILRAKKDGKTGVILGFQNAHAFEDNLGYVEAFADMGVRVVQLCYNTQNLVGTGCYERDGGLSDFGREVITEMNRVGIMVDLSHVGGNTSSEAIAFSKKPVCYSHCLPSGLKEHPRNKSDAQLKEIADAGGFVGVTMFAPFLKRGIDATIDDYIEAIGYVVNLIGEDAVGIGTDFTQGYSVDFFDWLTHDKGRYRRLTNFGKVVNPEGIRTIGEFPNLTAAMARAGWKESRIRKIMGENWVRVFKEVWGA, from the coding sequence ATGAGCACGCTGCACCAGGACAGCATCGTCATCGATGGCCTGAACATTTCGAAGTTCGAACGCTCGGTGTTCGAAGACATGCGCAAGGGCGGCGTGACGGCCGCGAACTGCACGGTATCCGTGTGGGAGAACTTCACGAAGACGGTCGACAACATCGCGCTGATGAAAAAGCAGATTCGCGACAACGGCGAACTGCTGACGCTCGTGCGCACGACGGGCGACATCCTCCGCGCGAAGAAGGACGGCAAGACGGGCGTGATCCTCGGCTTCCAGAACGCGCACGCGTTCGAGGACAACCTGGGCTACGTCGAGGCGTTCGCCGACATGGGCGTGCGCGTCGTGCAGCTTTGCTACAACACGCAGAACCTCGTCGGCACCGGCTGCTACGAGCGCGACGGCGGGCTGTCGGATTTCGGCCGGGAGGTGATCACGGAGATGAACCGCGTCGGGATCATGGTCGATCTGTCGCACGTCGGCGGCAATACGTCGTCGGAGGCGATCGCGTTCTCGAAGAAGCCCGTCTGCTATTCGCACTGCCTGCCGTCGGGGCTGAAGGAGCATCCGCGCAACAAGAGCGACGCGCAGTTGAAGGAGATCGCCGATGCGGGCGGCTTCGTCGGCGTGACGATGTTCGCGCCGTTCCTGAAGCGCGGGATCGACGCGACGATCGACGACTACATCGAGGCGATCGGCTACGTCGTGAACCTGATCGGCGAGGACGCGGTCGGCATCGGCACCGATTTCACGCAGGGCTACAGCGTCGACTTCTTCGACTGGCTCACGCACGACAAGGGCCGCTACCGCCGGCTCACGAATTTCGGCAAGGTCGTGAATCCGGAAGGCATCCGAACGATCGGAGAGTTCCCGAACCTGACGGCCGCGATGGCGCGCGCCGGATGGAAGGAATCGCGCATCCGCAAGATCATGGGTGAGAACTGGGTGCGCGTGTTCAAGGAGGTCTGGGGCGCGTAG
- a CDS encoding substrate-binding domain-containing protein — MKVNLKALSDALGLSRTTVSRALNGYDDVSAATRERVMQAARELGYVADPTARRLATGRADAVGIVYPFGAGDLGDPRFAEVVAGITERLGESGRDFFIVSARPDAELETYRRLVDGRLVDGLIVARTLVDDPRIRFLQEREFPFVAYGRTASAKPYTWFDFDNEAGAHAAAQRLIAFGHRRIALVCAPQTMNFAAQRRSGFERALRDAGIEPDAALIRECAFTRDGGYGAAQALLALPDPPTALVIDNNIAGAGAFRAIVASGRRFVDDVSLIVYDGVSPDISFPYKASAVLQPTGHASGRAIAELMLGVIAHPADVAHRLALPVVEAGDTDGPRGG, encoded by the coding sequence GTGAAGGTGAATCTGAAGGCGCTTTCGGACGCGCTCGGGCTGTCGCGCACGACGGTGAGCCGGGCGTTGAACGGCTACGACGACGTGAGCGCGGCCACCCGCGAACGCGTGATGCAGGCGGCGCGCGAGCTCGGCTACGTCGCCGACCCGACCGCGCGCCGGCTCGCGACCGGGCGTGCGGACGCGGTCGGCATCGTCTATCCGTTCGGCGCGGGCGACCTCGGCGATCCGCGCTTCGCCGAGGTCGTCGCGGGCATCACGGAGCGCCTGGGCGAGAGCGGCCGCGATTTCTTCATCGTGTCCGCGCGGCCGGACGCGGAGCTCGAGACGTACCGGCGGCTCGTCGACGGCCGGCTCGTCGACGGGCTGATCGTCGCGCGCACGCTCGTCGACGATCCGCGCATCCGCTTTCTTCAGGAGCGCGAATTTCCGTTCGTCGCCTATGGCCGGACCGCGAGCGCGAAGCCATACACGTGGTTCGACTTCGACAACGAGGCGGGCGCGCATGCGGCCGCGCAGCGGCTGATCGCGTTCGGGCACCGGCGCATTGCGCTCGTCTGCGCGCCGCAGACGATGAATTTCGCCGCGCAGCGGCGCTCGGGCTTCGAGCGCGCGCTGCGCGACGCGGGGATCGAGCCCGATGCCGCGCTGATCCGCGAATGCGCGTTCACGCGCGACGGCGGCTACGGCGCGGCGCAGGCGCTGCTCGCGCTTCCCGATCCGCCGACCGCGCTCGTCATCGACAACAACATCGCCGGCGCGGGCGCGTTCAGGGCGATCGTCGCGAGCGGCAGGCGTTTCGTCGACGACGTGTCGTTGATCGTCTACGACGGCGTATCGCCCGACATCTCGTTTCCGTACAAGGCGAGCGCGGTGCTGCAGCCGACCGGGCACGCGTCCGGCCGCGCGATCGCCGAGCTGATGCTCGGCGTCATCGCGCATCCGGCCGACGTCGCGCATCGGCTCGCGTTGCCCGTCGTCGAGGCCGGCGACACGGACGGCCCGCGCGGCGGCTGA
- a CDS encoding glycoside hydrolase family 68 protein produces MTYFLSCRTTAAKRLLLAGGALAAFASASHAQTAGAPMPTPHTQQAYDPESNFTMRWTRADIRQIVAQSHTAGADKNSLPQALTMPNIPQDFPLINSDVWVWDTWPLADLRANQLSYKGWEVIFSLTADPHAGYTFDDRHVHARIGFFYRRAGIPASQRPANGGWTWGGHLFPDGASVKVFGTAPMTNNAEWSGSARLTHGDNVSLYYTATSFNRSAPGGADITPPMAIITRADGHIHADDKHVWFSGFDDHKALLQPDGNYYQTGQQNTYFSFRDPFVFTDPAHPGKTYMVFEGNTGGPRGARTCTEADLGYAPNDPYKEDLNAVMNAGAVYQKANVGLAVATNPQLTEWKFLPPLLSANCVDDQTERPQIYMKDGKYYLFTISHRTTMAAGVDGPDGVYGFVGKGIRSDFLPLNGGSGLVLGNPTDFSAPAGAPYAQDPNQNPREFQSYSHYVMPGGLVESFIDAIGARRGGTLAPTVKVNINGESTAVDRTYGVGGLGGYGDISSNQPALGAGHN; encoded by the coding sequence ATGACATATTTTCTTTCTTGCCGCACGACTGCGGCCAAACGTTTGCTGCTCGCTGGCGGCGCACTTGCCGCCTTCGCGTCCGCTTCGCATGCGCAGACCGCCGGCGCCCCCATGCCCACGCCGCACACGCAGCAGGCTTACGACCCTGAAAGCAACTTCACGATGCGCTGGACGCGCGCCGACATCCGTCAGATCGTCGCCCAGTCGCACACCGCAGGCGCAGACAAGAACTCGCTGCCGCAGGCGCTGACGATGCCGAACATCCCGCAGGATTTCCCGCTGATCAATTCGGACGTGTGGGTCTGGGATACTTGGCCCCTCGCCGACCTGCGCGCGAACCAGCTCAGCTACAAGGGCTGGGAAGTGATCTTCTCGCTCACCGCCGACCCGCACGCGGGCTACACGTTCGACGACCGCCACGTTCATGCGCGGATCGGCTTCTTCTATCGCCGCGCGGGCATCCCCGCGTCGCAGCGGCCCGCGAACGGCGGCTGGACGTGGGGCGGCCACCTGTTCCCGGACGGCGCGAGCGTCAAGGTGTTCGGCACCGCGCCGATGACCAACAACGCCGAATGGTCGGGCTCGGCGCGCCTCACGCACGGCGACAACGTCAGCCTCTACTACACCGCGACGTCGTTCAACCGCTCGGCGCCCGGCGGCGCCGACATCACGCCGCCGATGGCGATCATCACGCGCGCCGACGGCCACATCCACGCCGACGACAAGCACGTCTGGTTCAGCGGCTTCGACGATCACAAGGCGCTGCTGCAGCCTGACGGCAACTATTACCAGACCGGTCAGCAGAACACCTACTTCTCGTTCCGCGATCCGTTCGTGTTCACCGACCCCGCGCACCCGGGCAAGACCTACATGGTCTTCGAGGGCAACACGGGCGGCCCGCGCGGCGCGCGCACCTGCACCGAAGCCGATCTCGGCTACGCGCCGAACGATCCGTACAAGGAAGACCTCAACGCGGTGATGAATGCGGGCGCAGTGTATCAAAAGGCCAACGTCGGCCTCGCGGTCGCGACGAATCCGCAGTTGACCGAGTGGAAGTTCCTGCCGCCGCTGCTGTCGGCGAACTGCGTCGACGATCAGACCGAGCGTCCGCAGATCTACATGAAGGACGGCAAGTACTACCTGTTCACGATCAGCCACCGCACGACGATGGCGGCGGGCGTCGACGGCCCGGACGGCGTGTACGGCTTCGTCGGCAAGGGCATCCGCAGCGACTTCCTGCCGCTGAACGGCGGCAGCGGCCTCGTGCTCGGCAACCCGACCGACTTCTCCGCGCCCGCCGGCGCGCCGTACGCGCAAGACCCGAATCAGAACCCGCGCGAGTTCCAGTCGTACTCGCACTACGTGATGCCGGGCGGCCTCGTCGAGTCGTTCATCGACGCGATCGGCGCGCGGCGCGGCGGCACGCTCGCCCCGACGGTAAAGGTCAACATCAACGGCGAATCGACGGCGGTCGACCGCACGTACGGCGTGGGCGGCCTCGGCGGCTACGGCGACATTTCCTCGAACCAGCCAGCCTTGGGCGCAGGCCACAACTAA
- a CDS encoding GlxA family transcriptional regulator, translating into MSPDRTASLSHFAFMPLPNFTMIAFTNAIEVLRMANYLSGQPLYRWSIISPEGGMITASNGLAVDTGPAECAGQPDIVFVCGGVDVQRATQAGHLTALRRFARAGVALGSLCTGTYALAKAGLLAGYACAIHWENLSALKEEFPDTRFLKELFVIDRDRVTCTGGVAPLDMMLNLIASRIGTARVTQIAEQFIVEHVRDTSAQQRMPLVARLGSANKSLFEVIALMENNIEEPLSREELARLANMSQRQLQRLFREHLGMTPTHYYLTLRLRRARELLLQTDMSIMHITMACGFQSACHFSKSYRDAFGTAPTRERRKQVAPLAQPSMPGGASVPSMMLHA; encoded by the coding sequence ATGTCGCCCGACCGCACCGCGTCGCTGTCTCATTTCGCGTTCATGCCGCTGCCCAACTTCACGATGATCGCGTTCACGAACGCGATCGAAGTGCTCAGGATGGCAAACTACCTGAGCGGGCAGCCGCTATACCGCTGGTCGATCATCAGCCCCGAAGGCGGCATGATCACGGCGAGCAACGGGCTCGCGGTCGACACCGGCCCGGCGGAATGCGCCGGGCAGCCCGACATCGTGTTCGTCTGCGGCGGCGTGGACGTGCAGCGCGCGACGCAAGCCGGGCATCTCACGGCGCTGCGCCGCTTCGCGCGCGCGGGCGTCGCGCTCGGCAGCCTCTGCACCGGCACCTATGCGCTCGCGAAGGCGGGGCTCCTCGCCGGCTACGCGTGCGCGATCCATTGGGAAAATCTGTCGGCGCTGAAGGAAGAATTTCCCGATACGCGCTTTCTCAAGGAACTGTTCGTGATCGACCGCGATCGCGTGACCTGCACGGGCGGCGTCGCGCCGCTCGACATGATGCTGAACCTGATCGCGTCGCGCATCGGCACCGCGCGCGTCACGCAGATCGCCGAACAGTTCATCGTCGAGCACGTGCGCGACACGAGCGCGCAGCAGCGGATGCCGCTCGTCGCGCGGCTCGGCTCCGCGAACAAGTCGCTGTTCGAAGTGATCGCGCTGATGGAGAACAACATCGAGGAGCCGCTGTCGCGCGAAGAGCTTGCGCGGCTCGCGAACATGTCGCAGCGGCAGTTGCAGCGCCTCTTTCGCGAGCATCTCGGGATGACGCCGACGCATTACTACCTGACGCTGCGCCTGCGCCGCGCGCGCGAGCTGCTGCTGCAGACCGACATGTCGATCATGCACATCACGATGGCGTGCGGCTTCCAGTCCGCGTGCCACTTCAGCAAGAGCTACCGCGACGCATTCGGCACCGCGCCGACGCGCGAGCGCCGCAAGCAGGTCGCGCCGCTCGCGCAGCCGTCGATGCCGGGCGGCGCGAGCGTGCCGTCGATGATGCTGCACGCTTGA
- the fdhA gene encoding formaldehyde dehydrogenase, glutathione-independent, with product MSSNRGVVYQGPGKVEVQKIDYPKMVDPSGRAIGHGVILKVVSTNICGSDQHMVRGRTTAPVGLVLGHEITGEVVEVGRDVETLRIGDLVSVPFNVACGRCAMCKEQHTGVCLNVNPSRAGGAYGYVDMGGWIGGQAEYVLVPYADFNLLKFPDRDRAMAKIRDLTCLSDILPTGYHGAVTAGVKPGSTVYVAGAGPVGMAAAASARLLGAACTIVGDMNAERLAHAKAMGFEVVDLSKDATLGEQIEQILGKPEIDCAVDCVGFEAHGHGSSGHAEEAPATVLNSLMEITRPAGAIGIPGLYVTDDPGAVDVAAKHGSLSIRFGLGWAKSHSFHTGQTPVLKYSRNLMQAILFDRLPIAEIVNVTVISLDDAPEGYKKFDGGAPRKFVIDPHGMLKAA from the coding sequence ATGAGCAGCAACCGAGGTGTCGTGTATCAGGGGCCGGGCAAGGTCGAGGTGCAGAAGATCGACTATCCGAAGATGGTCGACCCGAGCGGCCGCGCGATCGGCCACGGCGTGATCCTGAAGGTCGTCAGCACGAATATCTGCGGCTCCGATCAGCACATGGTGCGCGGCCGCACGACGGCGCCCGTCGGTCTCGTGCTCGGTCACGAGATCACGGGCGAAGTGGTCGAGGTCGGTCGCGATGTCGAGACGCTGAGGATCGGCGATCTCGTGTCGGTGCCGTTCAACGTCGCGTGCGGCCGCTGCGCGATGTGCAAGGAGCAGCACACGGGCGTGTGCCTGAACGTGAATCCGTCGCGCGCGGGCGGCGCTTACGGCTACGTCGACATGGGCGGCTGGATCGGCGGGCAAGCCGAGTACGTGCTCGTTCCGTATGCCGACTTCAACCTGCTGAAATTCCCCGATCGCGATCGGGCAATGGCGAAGATCCGCGATCTCACGTGCCTGTCGGACATCTTGCCGACCGGCTATCACGGCGCGGTCACGGCCGGCGTGAAGCCCGGCTCGACCGTCTACGTCGCGGGCGCGGGCCCGGTCGGGATGGCGGCCGCCGCGTCGGCGCGCCTGCTCGGCGCCGCGTGCACGATCGTCGGCGACATGAACGCCGAGCGTCTCGCGCACGCGAAGGCGATGGGCTTCGAGGTCGTCGATCTGTCGAAGGACGCGACGCTCGGCGAGCAGATCGAGCAGATTCTCGGCAAGCCGGAGATCGATTGCGCGGTCGACTGCGTCGGCTTCGAGGCGCACGGCCACGGCTCGTCCGGCCATGCGGAGGAAGCGCCCGCGACGGTGCTGAACTCGCTGATGGAGATCACGCGGCCCGCGGGCGCGATCGGCATTCCGGGCCTGTACGTGACCGACGATCCGGGCGCCGTCGACGTCGCCGCGAAGCACGGCAGCCTGAGCATCCGCTTCGGCCTCGGCTGGGCGAAGTCGCACTCGTTCCATACCGGCCAGACGCCCGTACTCAAGTACAGCCGCAACCTGATGCAGGCGATCCTGTTCGACCGGCTGCCGATCGCGGAGATCGTCAACGTGACGGTGATTTCGCTCGACGACGCGCCGGAGGGCTACAAGAAGTTCGACGGCGGCGCGCCGCGCAAATTCGTCATCGATCCGCACGGGATGCTGAAGGCGGCCTGA
- a CDS encoding HlyD family efflux transporter periplasmic adaptor subunit codes for MNDTATDTPRAKAPTDPAAIGGAPAKPAPEPGPRPHPETAASLAARRAARRGRFALFFGVLAIAALAAALYWWLVGRFSEETDDAYVAGNVVQIAAQIQGTVTDVLVADTQQVKAGQALVKLDDADASAAFAQARAQLAQAVRQVANTRLSMGTYEQTVKAREADLTLAQQAYRARVGASVEVVAPEELARAKSSLANAQAALAGARAQLEAARALGSERPVGQNPAVQQAGAQFKLAYRNLKRTTIVSPVDGTVGQRSVQIGQQVGPGAPLMSVVQLRQVWVEANFKEGQLRHMRVGQPVRLESDLYGSRVTYRGRVEGFSAGTGSAFSMLPPQNAAGNWIKVVQRLPVVISLDASELAAHPLRVGLSMRATVETKVRGGHLLDGDAPLPGLRTRVHEAHAGEAEAAAEAVIRENDGGR; via the coding sequence TTGAACGACACCGCCACCGACACCCCGCGCGCGAAGGCGCCGACCGATCCGGCCGCCATCGGCGGCGCGCCCGCGAAGCCCGCGCCGGAGCCGGGGCCGCGGCCGCATCCCGAAACCGCGGCGTCGCTCGCCGCGCGCCGTGCGGCGCGGCGCGGCCGCTTCGCGCTGTTCTTCGGCGTGCTGGCGATCGCGGCGCTGGCCGCCGCGCTCTACTGGTGGCTCGTCGGGCGCTTCAGCGAAGAGACGGACGATGCCTACGTGGCCGGCAACGTCGTGCAGATCGCCGCGCAGATCCAGGGGACGGTGACCGACGTGCTGGTGGCGGACACGCAGCAGGTGAAGGCGGGGCAGGCGCTGGTGAAGCTCGACGACGCGGACGCGTCGGCGGCGTTCGCGCAGGCGCGGGCGCAGCTTGCGCAGGCGGTGCGGCAGGTTGCGAACACGCGGCTGTCGATGGGGACGTACGAGCAGACGGTGAAGGCGCGCGAGGCGGACCTGACGCTCGCGCAGCAGGCGTATCGGGCGCGGGTGGGGGCGTCGGTGGAGGTGGTGGCGCCGGAGGAGCTGGCGCGGGCGAAGTCCTCGCTCGCGAACGCGCAGGCGGCGCTGGCGGGGGCGCGGGCGCAACTGGAGGCGGCGCGCGCGCTGGGCAGCGAGCGGCCGGTCGGGCAGAACCCGGCGGTGCAGCAGGCGGGCGCGCAGTTCAAGCTCGCGTACCGGAACCTGAAGCGCACGACGATCGTGTCGCCGGTGGACGGGACGGTCGGCCAGCGGTCGGTGCAGATCGGGCAGCAGGTGGGGCCCGGTGCGCCGCTGATGTCGGTGGTGCAGTTGCGGCAGGTGTGGGTGGAGGCGAACTTCAAGGAAGGGCAGCTCCGGCACATGCGGGTGGGTCAGCCGGTGCGGCTCGAATCGGATCTGTACGGCTCGCGGGTGACGTACCGGGGCCGGGTGGAGGGGTTCTCGGCGGGCACGGGGAGCGCGTTCTCGATGCTGCCGCCGCAGAACGCGGCGGGGAACTGGATCAAGGTGGTGCAGCGCTTGCCGGTGGTGATCTCGCTGGATGCGTCGGAGCTGGCGGCGCATCCGCTGCGGGTGGGGCTGTCGATGCGGGCGACGGTAGAGACGAAGGTGCGCGGCGGGCATCTGCTCGACGGGGACGCGCCGCTGCCGGGGCTGCGCACGCGGGTGCACGAAGCGCATGCGGGCGAGGCGGAGGCGGCCGCCGAGGCGGTGATTCGGGAGAATGACGGCGGCCGGTGA
- a CDS encoding DUF5943 domain-containing protein, giving the protein MQPQLPIDVDPNTGVWTTDALPMLYVPRHFFTNNHTAVEEALGRDAYADILYQAGYKSAYHWCDKEAKQHGIAGMAVFEHYLKRLSQRGWGLFSIVDADPAAARARIELRHSSFVLAQPGKAGKLCYMFAGWFAGAMDWVNDTTPEGRGAPRARSTEVQCAAEGHDHCVFEVSPIAR; this is encoded by the coding sequence ATGCAACCGCAACTGCCGATCGACGTCGATCCGAACACCGGCGTCTGGACCACCGACGCGCTGCCGATGCTGTACGTGCCGCGCCACTTCTTCACGAACAACCATACGGCAGTGGAAGAGGCGCTCGGCCGCGACGCCTACGCGGACATCCTTTATCAGGCCGGCTACAAGTCGGCGTACCACTGGTGCGACAAGGAGGCGAAGCAGCACGGGATCGCCGGGATGGCGGTGTTCGAGCACTACCTGAAGCGCCTGTCGCAGCGCGGCTGGGGGCTGTTCTCGATCGTCGACGCCGATCCGGCCGCCGCGCGCGCGAGGATCGAGCTGCGCCATTCGTCGTTCGTGCTCGCGCAGCCGGGCAAGGCGGGCAAGCTCTGCTACATGTTCGCGGGCTGGTTCGCGGGCGCGATGGACTGGGTCAACGACACGACGCCGGAAGGCCGCGGCGCGCCGCGCGCGCGGTCGACGGAAGTGCAGTGCGCGGCCGAGGGCCACGACCATTGCGTCTTCGAAGTGTCGCCGATCGCCCGCTGA